The window AAAATCAGCAATATCTTGTCTGGCCAATGCTTGGCCAAAACCAAAGCAGGCAACAGCCTTCCGCTTGAGAAAAACAATTGTAGTAGCAAATGCAATTTGGGCAGAGTTGCAGATGCACCGGAAGACATCACTGCTCTCTTTTACGACGAATAATGCAATAAGATATGAGTGCTGGTCCCTGGCATATGATTGCCAGGGAGGGGTTAAGTAACATATAGTTttctggccgttggatgcatatccagcggccaggattataGCTAGACAGATTTTCCCCGTCTAGCGGTTAAAAACCGCTAGAcgtgttaaaattttgttataatcttggccgctggatatgcatccaacggtcaGAAAATCATGGGCCAGTTAACCATTTGTGGATCAGGACCCATAAGATATATGCCAGTAACAATGTTGGCCTGGTCCATTATTGGTCTAACTTAAGGTGCTCTCTTTTAACGGTGGATTGGCTCTTGGAGCTTGAATGACCGTATCGGCCCTGACAAGAAAAACTTCTGATAGATTGTTGTGAAATATTTTTGTTCCttttggtcacaggttcgactcccgaaggaagcagaatttgtgattatgcctcctggatcaCAGCATGTCGGTTTAcctggttcacgtagtttgcaggccATTACGTGAGCTCGTGCGTTTACCCGCTGGTTTatacgtaaaaaaaaaaagaaagaagaatttatttttgttcCAACAATTACATGCTCCATCTCCTTGTGATTGTTTGTTTCAACGGTCCGTAGACCTCGGAGACAGATTACAAGCAGGTTTAAAATCATCTCTTTTGATCGTAAAATCATCTTCCTCTTACTGTTATACAACTTCAACACGACAACACTTGCTATTAGTAGGAAGTAGGAACCAAGATTTGTCAATACTAGCAAACCTACACACTCTCCCCCTCCCCTTCTTTCCTTCTTTTTGAAAAGAGGGAAATATTttcattgataaaaaaaatatgagaatgcAATGTTCAGAGAAACAAAATTTTCtttgttcaaaaaaattgatCACGGATAATGGAAAGTAAGCAGATATCCTAAATGTTTAGGTCTTtgctaattaaattaattcaaataatttttttcctatatatcacttgaaaaaaaagatttatattgatacaaataatatgaattattaaataatgtcagCCATAAGTAGGCAAAAATTAGTAAGGAGTAATTCGTTACTACaaataaatcacaaaataaatattctacTTGCATCgtgtaaaaactaaatatataacatGCGATGTGACTAATACGAGAAAAATGATTgtaattgtttataaaattttgttcataatgacatgtgatgagttttaattggaatggtTTCACATCAAAAACCTCAATTATAATATTCTACATCAATTGTCATgtcattatttataaatttattgtacacaattatgtgcacccaACACTACTCCTAATATATGACGTATTGTTTTTACATTTTCCAACAACTTTTcacatatttttgatttttgatgtaaATAATTAGCAATCATAAttccttaaaaaaattaaactttagataaacttaattatttatatatttcatgtttcctaaaaatatactaatttcATTAATCTTATTCAATGATAAATGAttacaataatttttatattttcttaccTATTAGTCAAGTGAATCAGCAATCTCCACCAATAAATGTCGGTTTTTGATTTTTACAATGAAGACCGtttctaataattatataaaaagctTATCATTCcatcaatattcaatatatatatataaaggaggatgcgggcgtctctagaattgttcgattcagtattctgatttttcttaaatttcggagagaaaatataattataattcaaaaataagatttaagaattctaaaagtaatacaactcttttcttattgaattctaaaaatgatacaactcttttcctttttatttagtatttcttattgaattctaaatataatacaatttttttcttatttgggaatccaaaaagaaatagaattatatttaaaaaatcaatcatcaatatcaatatatatatataaaggaggatgcgggcgtctctagaattgttcgattcagtcttctgatttttcttaaatttcagagagaatatataattataattcaaaaaatcaggtccaagaattctaaaaataatacaattcttttcttatttaattctaaagatcGATACAGTTCTTTTCAtatttggtatttcttattgaattctaaagatgatacaatagtatttcttattgaattctaaatatgatacaattcttttcttatttagtaatcctaaaagaaataggattatatttattcaaactaataataatagataaaatacaatttatatttaagatatgtaaagtaatatatacaattcttattttcgataagatatattgaagatatgtttaacgggaacacgactgaaaataactttAAAGATCGATACAGTTCTTTTCAtatttggtatttcttattgaattctaaagatgatacaatagtatttcttattgaattctaaatatgatacaattcttttcttatttagtaatcctaaaagaaataagattatatttattcaaactaataataatagataaaatacaatttatatttaagatatgtaaagtaatatatacaattcttattttcgataagatatattgaagatatgtttaacgggaacacgactgaaaataacttttatggaattataattttatttcgtatcaaaatttataaaaaaaaattatttattagtattatgtttaaGGGGAGGgtggcccaaattaatttttacctaaataataatattttttttattagtataatgtttgacgggaaagtagctaaaacaatttttatctaaatttataaaaaattcataatgccgccgcgaagcgcggcttttttcgcTAGGACTCTGCGGGACTCTAGAGACTATAATGTTTAATGttgaatagaaaatataattataaatcaaaaaaataaggtttaggaattctaaagataatataattcttttcttatcggattctaaaagtaatactctGGAATCTATTAAAAGGATTCTAActataatacaattcttttataattttttttgaggaaaaataggtaaagtagctaaaaaattgtaatcgtaaaagagatataattctagGTAGTTAAGAAGTAGGATCTTAACGCGTCTAGAAACTCTCCggttattttttctattttttccaaattttttgggatcgtaaaagagatataattttAGGTAGTTAAGAAGTAGGATCTTAACGCGTCTAGAAACTCTCCggttattttttctattttttccaaattttttgggaaaaaaataagtaaagtaggtaaaaaaatagtaatcgtaaaagagatataattctaagtagttaagaattaggaatcttaacaaaaatataatagctaaaatttttgaaattctaagtagttaacaaataggaatcttaaattaaaaaacaggagtcttaagaaaaatataatagctaaaatttatgaatttatgaaatggatatatttatccaattatgattataattttatcataaccTAAATGATTCTTGAGAGGATACGCGGGAGGTTACGTGAATTCTCTAGAAACTTTCCgtttaaatttctaattttttgagataaaataggtaaaatagctaaaaaatagtaatcatAAAAGAGATACAATTCTAaatagttaagaaataggaattttaacaaaaatataacagctaaaatctattaaattttaagtagtgaataaataggaattttaaaagaaaagagagataattctaaacaattaagaaataggaatcataaagaaaaatataatagttaaaatctatgaaattggatatatttatccaattataattataattttatcataatgtaaatgattcttgattagtattgtatttgagGGGAggacggcccaaattaatttttatctaaataataataaattttctattagtattatgtttgacgggaaagcggctaaattaatttttttatctaagttattatatatatttttattaaaacgggaccacaattaaaataatttttatccaattataatctttaactttatcataattataataatttttattagtattgtgtttgatggtaggcgactcaaactatattataatgttttgttattagcattgtgtttAACATgtgagcggctcaaactaatttttatctatattattataatttattttatcataattataatacttattgattaatattgtttttgataGAAGGGcgggtcaaacaattttttttattaatattgtgtttgacaggagggccgcttaaacaaatttttacattaattataatttttttattaatgataagtTTAACGGGAACCtaactcaaaataacttttatgcaattataatattatttcgtatcaaaatttataaaaaaagattttttattagtattgtgttcgaGTCGAGGGCGGCCCAAAAGttttatccaaataataataaattttctattaatattatgtttgacgggaaaataactaaaacaattttttctctaaatttataaaaagaatcATAACGctgccgccgcgaagcgcggcttttttcactcgtatatatataaaggaggatgcgggcgtctctagaattgttcgattcaatattctgatttttcttaaatttcggagagaaaatataattataattcaaaaataaggtttaagaattctaaaagtaatacaactcttttcttattgaattctaaaaatgatacaactcttttcctttttatttagtatttcttattgaattctaaagataatacaatttttttcttatttgggaatccaaaaaaaaatagaattatatttaaaaaattaggttttaaccaataaataggaatcataaaataaaaataattaacaaaaaaataggatatataaaataagaatcatatattgattttataataatgtaaatgattcttgattagtattgtgtttgacgtgcacgggaggcggcccaaattaatttttatctaaataataataatttttctattagtattatgtttgacgggaaagtgactaatataatttttatctatgttataatttttttttgttgaaatggcggttcaaaataattacaaaataaaataggatatataaaataggaatcatatattaatcttataataatgtaaatgattcttgattagtattgtatttgacgGGCACGGAAGACgacccaaactaatttttatctaaataataataaattttcgattagtattatgtttgatgggaaagtggctaaaataattttttgtccatgttataatatatttttttttgttaaaacggtaccacggttcaaattaatttttatccagttataatctttaattttatcataattagaataattttattagtattgtgtttgacagtaaagcgacttaaactaatatctaaattataatgttttttattagtattgtgtttgacaagagagcggctcaaattaattttgatctaagttataatatttaattttatcttaaaaataataattatggattaatattgtctttgacgggagggaagtttgaactaattttattattagtattgtgtttgacatgatgtccacttatacaaattttatactaattataatatatttttttattagtgatatgtttaatgggaagatgactcaaaataatttttatgtcatatcaaaatttataacgccgccgcgaacaGGTGGTGATTTTAGACTATGCTTGCTGCAAACTTAAGTCTCTTCAATCAATATTTTCTCACATAAAGATTATCTAAAATTCATATTCCAATAAAACTGACCAGGTGCATCACATACCAGTTGTTTCATCAAATAGCACTTGCCAATCGGCAGGAACAGGCGAAGAAGCTGGTGGTTCCAAGTTCAAAGAAGAATCAACAGGTCTTTCCCATTGACTTATCCCAGACTTTTCATTATAGTAATAAAGTCAACCGCTTGCAGGATCACATGCCTCAATCTACATCATGAAGTAGACAAAATTACAATATTAGTAGAAAAAGGAAGAATGACGGGCCCTGCGAaaagtcttctgatttttcttaaatttcggatagaaaatatagttataattcaaaaaatcaggtttaagaattctaaaagtaatacaactcttttcttatcaaattttaaagatgatacaattcttttcttatttagtatttcttattgaattctaaagataagacaatttttttcttatttagtaatcctaatagaaataggattatatttattcaaactaacaaaatcatagataaaatacaatttatatttaagatttgtaaggtaatacgtacaatttatattatcgatttactcttataattttcttaaatttcgaatagaaaataaaggattgtaaagataataatcattaaaaaaactgatagcaacaaaaattagaaccataaaagaataataactcttaactaataaataggcatcaaaaaataaaaaaaataacaaataaaataatatataaaaaataggaatcatatattaattttatgataatgtaaatgggtcttgattagtattgtgtttgacgggcacgggaggcggtccaaactaatttttatctaaaaaataataaatttttattagtattatgtttgatgggaaagtcgctaaaataatttttataaaagaataataatttttaactaataaattggaattaaaaaataaaaataattaacaaataaaataatatataaaaaataggtatcatatattgattttatgataatgtaaatggttcttgattagtatatcgtttgacgggcacgggaggcggtccaaactaatttttatccaaataataataaattttctattagtattatgtttgacggtaaagtcgttaaaataattttatatctatgttataatatatttttttgttacacaattcaaaataatctctaattttgtcataattagaataatttttattagtactgTGTTTGACACTaaaacgactcaaactaatatctaaattatacttcctccatcccattttaagtgtccagtttaacttttgaatggtcaaattgaccaaattttgactgagatttacacatataatataatttttaaaagtaaaaaaattatgtcattataaaatacatacaatatactataaaatgtaatttttagtttttcaaaataataatgaatttgttttttatgcttggtcaaaatttggtcaatttgaccgttataagtcaaaacaggacgctaaaaatgggatggagggagtaatgttttgttataagtattgtgtttgacaagagagcggctcaaactaattttgatctaaattataatatttaatttatcataaaaataataattatggattaatattgtctttgacgggaggggggttcgaactaattttattattagtattgtgtttgacaggatgatcacttaaacaaatttttatatcaattataatattttttatttgtgatatgtttaatgggaagatgactcaaaataatttttatcctattataattctaattcatatcaaaatttatcacgccgccgcgaagcgcggcttttttcactagttaaaTAGATAacggaaaaagaattatattttttgattctaTAAATTATCATTCatataaattacaaacatatttatagtaaattaaaatttaaaaaaattgatttcattGAATTTAAGAGTTTCACGAAActaaaaatacatattaaattctttttttttaattaaaaaaaactacatATTAAAACTATGTGATGTGAGATACATGGATATTAATATCGACATCGATAggtaatattttatcataaacAGTTTGAATCCGGACTCGAAACAAAGTTGAGGCGGACGCCAAACGCATCGGATAAACACACACAacaccctctctctctctctctctccatcttCACTCTCTCCCTTCGCCGGAGATACACACATCCAACTACACATCTATAATAATCCCTAGTTCCAGAGAGATCGAGAGAGAGAGGTATATGCTCTGTGGGGACAATACAACTCACTTGAAAAGCCCCAATAGTAGCTAGGGTTTTACGATTTACACACCCAAATCACTTCAAATCGATGTGTTTTTTGTGAAATTCATTGTTACGAGGCCTTGATTTAATTTCTAAATGGACGGACGGCGAATTACAGCTACCAGGCGGCCGTGCTGTGGGCGGCGTGTGGTGGCCAAGAAACGACAGCGTAGCGGGGTCGATGGGTTTGTTAACAGTGTTAAGAAGCTTCAAAGGCGAGAGATCTGTTCCAAGCGTGATCGATCTTTTAGTATGAGCAATGCGCAGGAGAGGTTTCGGAACATTCATTTGCAGGTTTGGTTTTTCTCGATTATTTATTcggttttttatgtttttttcgTATTGTAGAATGTTTTGTGTGCCTTTTAGTTTATTCGGGGAATTGGGGTAGTGGAATTGTTGATATTGAGTTGTTTTTACTAGTCTTATAGACTAGGGTTGTCGGTTGTATTTAATTGTCTGGTATGTTGTCATGGTTTTAGTTTGTTGAAGAtgcaaggggactagttagtaAGAAGCATAGATGAGTTTGGTAAATGAAGTTTATGATTATCAGAGTTTCGAAGGATTTACATAATGATGGTGATTTGTATCATATAATATATCTGCAACTGTAAGCTGAATGTGTAGTGTGGTTGTGATGTTTAAGATACTACAAAATGAGAAGGGCTTTTGTCGTATACTTGTTGACGTCATTCATGTTGCTACATAGCCTATATTATTCATGTATGTACTGAATCCTATAGTCCCCAATGATTTCAACAATTCTCAATTATCTTACTATGCTGATTTAGAATATTGTCTACACTCTGCTATAGCGTGGGTGTCGGACCATTAGGTTTTTTTATTCTCAAGAAATGGTTATTGACTAGTCTGGGAAAAGGGGCGGGTGCATTTACTGAATCCTTTAGCCCCACAATATTCACCTGTTTCAAACTATCTTACTATGCTGATGTAGTACTTTTTGCACGTCCTTCTGTGTTTATGGTCCTTAACCAGAAGGTTATTATTCTCTACATATAGTTGTCGGATTGTATTGAGTTTCTTTTTTTAGGGGTTGCAGTACATAACCTGGGACCGCAGGGTTGGGCTTTTTCTTGCGGTTTTATCACCTTAGCTTTACTCATAATTAGATGGGCTAGGGTGATTAGACCGCTGAAAAATCACTACTTGGTGGCTACTGGCTATATTGTATGATTCTCGGAAAGCTTAAGTGTTGGGTTTCCAGTCCAATTTACCTGGCTTTACTACTATGAAACTGTGATGTGTGGCATAAGAAACCTTTTGCAAGATTGTTAGGCTTTATGTTTTTTGCATAAGTGGTCCTTAGTAAAGCTAGGCCGGAATACTTGTATGGTCGTGTTCATTGTTCAAAAATTTGTGCTTGTGCTGGTTCTTACCCCCTGGATTGGTTGAGCTTTGATGATGCGAAATGTCATTCAGACCCAAGGTTAatgtatcaaatatttatattttttatttccctTATCAGGAAGAGTATGACACCCATGACCCGAAGGGGCATTCTTCTATGGTGCTACCTTTTTTAAAGAAGAGGTCAAAAGTTATTGAGATAGTTTCTGCGCAGGACATTGTCTTTGCTCTTGTGCAGTCTGGTGTTTGTGCTGCATTCAGTCGAGGTGATTTTTCTAATTGGATGATCATCAGCTACATGTTAGAACTGTATTTCATGCGACATAAATACATATCATGTAAATTTAACATTTGAAATGCTGGATGCAGAAACCAATCAGAGGATATGCTTTCTGAATGTTAGTCCTGATGAAGTTATTCGGAGCTTGTTTTACAATAAAAACAATGATTCTCTCATCACTGTTTCAGTCTATGCATCAGACAACTTCAGCTCCTTGAAATGCAGAACCACTAGGATCGAGTGTGTGAATTATTCAAACTGATTTATTGTAAGTGCATACTGAGGTTCTGAATATATGTTTTTACTCACATATTATATGGTGTTAGGTACATTCGACGTGGTAAACCCGATGCGGGCTTCCCTCTCTTTGAGTCCGAGTCGTTGAAATGGCCTGGCTTTGTCGAGTTTGATGATGTTAATGGGAAAGTACTCACTTATTCTGCACAAGATAGGTAAGCATAAAACGTTCATTACTAAATCTTCTGTATTCTGTCAGTACCCATAGTTTGAATTCTATGCTCCTTGATTTTTtgcaattttaatttaatttatttcttttgttatCAGCATTTACAAGGTCTTTGACCTGAAAAACTATACAATGCTTTACTCCATCTCGGATAAAAATGTACAAGAAATCAAGATCAGGTAAGTTTTTCCCTCATAACTGCCATATAAACATGTACTTGAGATATGTGTCTTTCATTTGCTTAGGATTATTGTATTGCTAGGCGTGGTTCCCTTTCCCCGAGGTAATGTAGTATTCATAGCCGTTTACCCAGTGAATGTACCTTATCATGTTGCTTTTTCTCTGTCTTGTTCAATTCTAGTTTGGCATGTTGTAAACTATTTGGCTTGTCAAATATCATGTGGGTCTTCATTCCGTGTGCTTTCATTGCTAAATTGCTAGTTTTACATATTCCGTGGTGAAATCGTATCATAGTGCCAATTTGTTTAGTTTCATGCTATGTAGttgtatttacaaatattatcaatttttaaGTTCTTTTTCAACAGTCTGTTATACAATTATTGTCTGTtgtgtatttttattgttaaactGTTTtgttgtaaattttaatttttaagatcaGTTTTTATTGCTTCATATTCAAGTGCTGTGCGTAAATCTATATATAAGTGTTATGCATAAATCTACAACCTTTTGACACATTTTGACTTGCAGCCCAGGAATAATGTTGTTGATATTTACAAAAGCGAGTGGTCATGTTCCTCTTAAGATCCTCTCAATAGAAGATGGATCtgttcttaaatcttttaatcatcttcttcatcgcAACAAAAAGGTGGATTTTATCGAGCAGTTCAACGAAAAGCTTCTCGTTAAGCAAGAAAATGAGAACTTACAGATTCTAGATGTATGCATCTTTTTCCATATTTTGTTAAGCTCTTGTATGGTAGGTTGGTAGTTCGATTCTAAACGATGACAATTATGTTAAGCAGGTACGGAATTCTGAGCAAACGGAAGTCAGCAGAACTGAATTTATGACTCCATCAGCATTCATTTTTCTGTATGAAAACCAATTGTTCCTGACGTTCAGGAACCGAACAGTTGCTGTCTGGAATTTTCGAGGGGAGCTTGTGACTTCATTTGAGGATCACCTTTTGTGGCATCCTGATTGCAACACCAACAACATATATATCACAAGTGACCAGGATCTTATTATATCTTATTGCAAAGCTGATTCCGATGACCCACTGCTTGAAGGAACTGGTAAATTATTACAGAATCTAGTATATGCTTACAGCTATAATCCTCAATGCTGCTAACTAGTTAAATATGGAAACTGGAAGGTTTCTAGTTAAATCTGAGAACTGGCCAAGGGCCGGTAAAAACTTTATTGTGCTATAGGATTTTATTTTAGGTAGAGAGTGATAATTAGAATGCATTTGGGGCAATCTGGTCTACATATCATATCCACGATCATAACATGCAACTAAATTTCATGTCTAAATGTTAAGGACTAAATTGTGCAGAATCCTAGGCACCCTTTGCTGAGATTAAACATACAATCTGGGCATATTGCTCTAATCGGATAATTCTTTTACTTTCTGCTTTCCTGTTTAAGCGTCTGgttagataatattttaatcaGTTGACCAAATTTGGACTTCAGTTCTATAATTATTGTCTTATATTATTAtggatttataaaataaatgtttgtAACCTGATTGTTGTTCGAAGGGGCATTTAATTGCAGAAAGTTTTGGTTAAATGTTAGTGCTAAGGGTGTTATGCTCGTGTCTTTGCGTGGTTCTTGCAGCTGGTTCGATAAACATCAGTAATATCTTGACGGGGAAATGCTTAGCCAAGATAAAAGCCACCAACAGCCTTCCGCCCGAGGATTGCAGTTGTAGTAGCAAGTGTAGTGGGATTCAATGCAAGTCCAGTAAGCGGATCCGAGCTTCTAGGATTAGAAGCACGGTTGCAGATGCATTGGAAGACATCACTGCTCTTTTTTATGATGAAGAACGGAATGAGATATATACTGGTAACAGGATTGGCATGATTCATGTCTGGTCTAACTGAAGTTGCTCTTTTGTGCTCACTTCAGATTTTATGATGGCTACCCAGCTGGTCAAGTTTGCCCACAGGCCCGGAGTGAGAGCGACCT of the Daucus carota subsp. sativus chromosome 4, DH1 v3.0, whole genome shotgun sequence genome contains:
- the LOC108218932 gene encoding uncharacterized protein LOC108218932 — translated: MDGRRITATRRPCCGRRVVAKKRQRSGVDGFVNSVKKLQRREICSKRDRSFSMSNAQERFRNIHLQEEYDTHDPKGHSSMVLPFLKKRSKVIEIVSAQDIVFALVQSGVCAAFSRETNQRICFLNVSPDEVIRSLFYNKNNDSLITVSVYASDNFSSLKCRTTRIEYIRRGKPDAGFPLFESESLKWPGFVEFDDVNGKVLTYSAQDSIYKVFDLKNYTMLYSISDKNVQEIKISPGIMLLIFTKASGHVPLKILSIEDGSVLKSFNHLLHRNKKVDFIEQFNEKLLVKQENENLQILDVRNSEQTEVSRTEFMTPSAFIFLYENQLFLTFRNRTVAVWNFRGELVTSFEDHLLWHPDCNTNNIYITSDQDLIISYCKADSDDPLLEGTAGSINISNILTGKCLAKIKATNSLPPEDCSCSSKCSGIQCKSSKRIRASRIRSTVADALEDITALFYDEERNEIYTGNRIGMIHVWSN